In Micromonospora sp. WMMA1363, a genomic segment contains:
- a CDS encoding SRPBCC family protein, with translation MLRRESFSYTVQARCAPVVAAALLADPLQQVELHPLMVRVRRLPPASGARASYAITDQLAVGRLRFPIAYRADVLVADPDEVVTVARQWPATTVRNRTRLSADPDGVRIDVEVTVAAPASLFGYVFAQARSAHLALGSRLGAVLAADPPSV, from the coding sequence GTGCTGAGGCGCGAATCCTTCAGCTATACCGTGCAGGCACGCTGCGCGCCCGTGGTCGCCGCGGCGTTGCTCGCCGACCCGCTCCAGCAGGTGGAGTTGCATCCGTTGATGGTCCGGGTCCGGCGGCTTCCGCCCGCGTCCGGTGCCCGCGCCAGCTACGCGATCACCGACCAACTGGCGGTCGGACGGCTGCGTTTCCCGATCGCGTACCGCGCCGACGTGCTTGTCGCCGATCCGGACGAGGTGGTGACTGTGGCCCGGCAGTGGCCGGCGACGACCGTCCGCAACCGCACCCGGCTGTCGGCTGATCCAGACGGTGTCCGGATCGACGTGGAGGTCACCGTCGCCGCGCCCGCGTCGCTGTTCGGGTACGTGTTCGCGCAGGCCCGGTCGGCCCATCTGGCGCTGGGCAGTCGACTCGGCGCCGTGCTGGCCGCCGATCCGCCCTCCGTCTGA
- a CDS encoding STAS domain-containing protein, producing the protein MSLSIVKSVLPRGVLEIAPRGEIDVDTAYEVREAIAEILAKGRPTRIELNMRLVTFIDSVGISAMVAGFQTAEVSGVKLVVTQPSRFVHRQLWVTGLLGLFGAPEPYYAGAAAPEVLPGA; encoded by the coding sequence GTGAGCCTGTCGATCGTGAAGTCGGTCCTGCCCAGGGGTGTCCTCGAGATCGCGCCGCGTGGCGAGATCGACGTGGACACCGCGTACGAGGTGCGCGAGGCGATCGCCGAGATCCTGGCCAAGGGACGCCCCACCCGGATCGAGCTGAACATGCGGCTGGTGACCTTCATCGACTCGGTCGGCATCAGCGCCATGGTCGCGGGCTTCCAGACCGCCGAGGTGAGCGGCGTCAAGCTGGTGGTCACCCAGCCGAGCCGGTTCGTGCACCGGCAGCTCTGGGTGACCGGCCTGCTCGGTCTCTTCGGCGCCCCGGAGCCCTACTACGCGGGTGCCGCGGCCCCGGAAGTCCTCCCGGGCGCCTGA
- a CDS encoding BON domain-containing protein, whose translation MTIMTISRTDQDIQAAVLDELTFEPRVRPHEIGVTVTEGVVTLTGRIDSYARKWAAERAAHRVPRVRAVANDLTVQIGTAAERPDPDIATAVDHSLEWDAFVPVDLIDVSVSHGWVTLHGDVEWEYQRRAAERAVARLTGVRGVSNGLSVRPSVRADGHLLAERIVDALARNQATEAEQITVRVHGDTVLLGGLVHSIPERAEVERTVWSAPGVREVQNHVAVAPVLR comes from the coding sequence ATGACCATCATGACGATCAGCCGCACCGACCAGGACATCCAGGCCGCCGTGCTCGATGAGTTGACCTTCGAGCCCCGGGTGCGACCGCACGAGATCGGCGTGACCGTCACCGAGGGGGTGGTGACCCTGACCGGCCGGATCGACAGCTACGCCCGGAAGTGGGCCGCGGAGCGCGCCGCGCACCGGGTGCCGCGGGTCCGGGCTGTCGCCAACGACCTCACCGTGCAGATCGGCACCGCCGCCGAGCGCCCGGACCCGGACATCGCCACGGCAGTCGACCACAGCCTCGAGTGGGACGCCTTCGTACCGGTGGACCTGATCGACGTGAGCGTGTCGCACGGCTGGGTCACGCTGCACGGCGATGTGGAGTGGGAGTACCAGCGCCGGGCCGCCGAGCGTGCCGTCGCCCGGCTGACCGGCGTCCGCGGGGTGAGCAACGGTCTCTCCGTCCGCCCGTCCGTCCGTGCCGACGGGCACCTGCTCGCCGAGCGCATCGTCGACGCGCTCGCCCGTAACCAGGCCACCGAGGCGGAGCAGATCACCGTCCGGGTGCACGGCGACACCGTGCTGCTCGGCGGCTTGGTGCACTCGATACCCGAACGGGCCGAGGTCGAGCGGACCGTCTGGTCCGCCCCGGGGGTCCGGGAGGTGCAGAACCACGTCGCCGTCGCCCCGGTGCTGCGGTAA
- a CDS encoding thioredoxin domain-containing protein, with protein sequence MTTPLQVTARLRIPVTETDHVRGPANAPVTIVEYGDFQCRFCGAAYTNLAELLRQRADTVRLIYRHFPIANVHPYAQSAAEAAEAAAGRGRFWVLHDWLYEHQDQLDPVHLSLGIEQVGLPADEISAEMGGQTHTDRVRRDFVGGIHSGVAAAPTLFVNDVRHDGGYDLADLLAAADAAAPP encoded by the coding sequence ATGACCACGCCGCTCCAGGTCACCGCCCGCCTACGGATTCCGGTAACCGAAACCGACCACGTGCGGGGGCCGGCGAACGCGCCGGTCACGATCGTCGAGTACGGGGACTTCCAGTGCCGGTTCTGCGGGGCCGCGTACACGAACCTCGCCGAACTCCTCCGCCAGCGGGCCGACACGGTCCGGCTCATCTACCGACACTTCCCGATCGCCAACGTGCACCCGTACGCGCAGAGCGCCGCCGAGGCAGCCGAGGCCGCCGCCGGACGCGGGCGGTTCTGGGTGCTGCACGACTGGCTCTACGAACACCAGGACCAGCTCGACCCGGTGCATCTGTCGCTCGGCATCGAGCAGGTCGGGCTGCCCGCCGACGAGATCAGCGCCGAGATGGGCGGTCAGACCCACACCGACCGGGTGCGGCGCGACTTCGTCGGCGGCATCCACAGCGGCGTGGCTGCCGCCCCGACCCTGTTCGTCAACGACGTCCGCCACGACGGCGGCTACGACCTCGCCGACCTGCTCGCCGCGGCCGACGCCGCCGCGCCCCCGTGA
- a CDS encoding LuxR C-terminal-related transcriptional regulator, whose product MPEGRREIASATGPGTPVLASRLSPPTLPEPVVLRPRLLRALDAGTAAPVTLVAAPAGWGKTTLLASWFRAAGVAGRDPVRGGPVTGAADGARDRDTSPGSVPPGDFGAAGPGPGPGRVDLGWVSVECGDDGDRLWSYLVAALRAVEDPGGGPPLPDRPPRPDQLELLAAALAARERPVLLVLDDLHRVADPAAVTGLEFLLRHAEQRFRLVAGTRAGVPLAVHRWRLAGELTEVGPDQLAFTADETADLLTAHGVALPAGGVRRLRERTGGWPAPLRFAALALHGQPDPDRWVEQFGGDQPDVADYLRGEVLAGLDPDDREVLRRAAVADAVCAGLADALTGRGDAEAALATLSGEGGPLLRGDGRPPWYRCHPLLADLLHTELGRLPPDDLRELHLRAAGWYADNGRPADGLRHALAGADWARATELFVMSWPELAPYDPVGPDGPAPAAASPPAEAMAGDPELALACAAERAHAGDVPAATGYLRRAAQLARSLPVPRRERFVRLATAVELAVARRSADSRAVRDAATRLLASRPAAVPPGPEPVDRLLAAPAPQPEPRGAGAEDADVRAVAGTALGLADLADGDLRSAETHLGVALAAARTTGRTRTELVGASRVAVLSAVRGGLREAEASARAALALPPCQGWSCRTDRGYAYLALAVVALYRDQPEETEANLALAEPASGEPDGGAVAGLCRAHLLRDAGDLAGGQRALAAARDRLAERSEAGEPERWLRVAEADLRGARGDLEAARDLLADAGDDAVLAVGLARVELRAGDVRAAEAALPDWQAVEADGWPLPVRLEAAVLDAVLAGRAGDERRARRVLERALDLAGPEGVRRPFAHADPGLRDLLAAHLDTGTAHWPTVDDLVRGADEPAERVGTGAGPAVLDEPLTERELTILRYLQSLLSNVEIAAELSLSVNTVKTHVRNIYRKLDATRRREAVRRARDLRLI is encoded by the coding sequence GTGCCGGAGGGCCGACGGGAGATCGCGAGCGCCACGGGACCGGGTACGCCGGTGCTGGCGTCCCGGCTGAGCCCGCCCACGCTGCCCGAACCGGTGGTGCTCCGGCCCCGGCTGCTGCGGGCGCTGGACGCGGGGACGGCCGCGCCGGTGACCCTCGTCGCCGCGCCGGCCGGCTGGGGAAAAACCACTCTGCTCGCCTCCTGGTTCCGGGCCGCCGGCGTGGCCGGCCGGGATCCGGTCCGCGGCGGGCCGGTGACCGGGGCCGCGGACGGAGCCCGGGACCGGGACACGTCGCCCGGGAGCGTCCCGCCGGGCGACTTCGGGGCCGCCGGCCCGGGTCCGGGTCCGGGCCGGGTCGACCTGGGCTGGGTGTCGGTGGAGTGCGGTGACGACGGCGATCGCCTGTGGTCGTACCTGGTGGCGGCACTGCGGGCCGTCGAGGACCCGGGGGGTGGCCCGCCGCTGCCCGACCGGCCACCCCGTCCGGACCAGCTGGAACTGCTGGCCGCGGCCCTCGCCGCCCGGGAACGGCCGGTGCTGCTGGTCCTGGACGATCTGCACCGGGTGGCCGATCCGGCGGCGGTCACCGGTCTGGAGTTTCTGCTCCGACACGCCGAGCAGCGATTCCGGCTGGTGGCCGGTACCCGGGCCGGCGTGCCGCTGGCGGTGCACCGGTGGCGGCTGGCCGGCGAGCTGACCGAGGTCGGCCCGGATCAGCTGGCGTTCACCGCGGACGAGACAGCCGACCTGCTCACCGCGCACGGGGTGGCGCTTCCGGCGGGGGGCGTACGCCGGCTGCGGGAGCGGACCGGTGGTTGGCCGGCGCCACTGCGGTTCGCGGCGCTGGCCCTGCACGGGCAGCCGGACCCGGACCGCTGGGTCGAGCAGTTCGGCGGCGACCAGCCGGACGTCGCCGACTACCTGCGCGGCGAGGTGCTCGCCGGGCTTGACCCCGACGACCGGGAAGTGCTGCGTCGTGCGGCGGTGGCGGACGCGGTCTGCGCCGGGCTGGCCGACGCGCTCACCGGCCGCGGCGACGCCGAGGCGGCCCTGGCCACCCTGTCCGGCGAGGGCGGTCCGCTACTGCGGGGCGACGGCCGGCCGCCCTGGTACCGCTGCCATCCGCTGCTCGCCGACCTGCTGCACACCGAGCTGGGTCGGCTGCCCCCCGACGACCTGCGGGAGCTGCACCTGCGTGCTGCCGGCTGGTACGCCGACAACGGGCGACCCGCCGACGGGCTGCGGCACGCGCTCGCCGGCGCGGACTGGGCCCGGGCCACCGAGCTGTTTGTGATGAGCTGGCCCGAGCTGGCCCCGTATGATCCGGTGGGCCCGGACGGGCCGGCGCCGGCGGCCGCGTCGCCGCCCGCCGAGGCCATGGCGGGGGACCCGGAACTGGCGTTGGCCTGTGCCGCGGAACGCGCCCACGCCGGGGACGTGCCGGCCGCCACCGGGTATCTGCGCCGCGCCGCGCAGCTGGCCCGGTCGCTGCCCGTGCCCCGCCGGGAGCGGTTCGTCCGGCTGGCCACGGCGGTGGAACTGGCGGTGGCCCGCCGGTCCGCTGATTCGAGGGCGGTCCGCGACGCCGCGACCCGGCTGCTCGCCTCCCGTCCGGCGGCGGTGCCGCCCGGCCCGGAGCCGGTGGACCGGCTGCTCGCGGCGCCGGCCCCGCAGCCCGAGCCGCGCGGGGCCGGCGCCGAGGACGCCGACGTGCGGGCGGTGGCGGGTACCGCGCTCGGCTTGGCCGACCTCGCCGACGGCGACCTGCGGAGCGCGGAGACGCATCTGGGGGTCGCGCTCGCGGCAGCGCGGACGACCGGCCGGACGCGGACCGAACTGGTCGGTGCGAGCCGGGTGGCGGTGTTGAGCGCGGTGCGCGGCGGGCTGCGGGAGGCAGAGGCGTCCGCCCGGGCGGCGCTCGCCCTGCCGCCGTGCCAGGGCTGGTCCTGTCGGACCGACCGCGGGTACGCGTACCTGGCGCTGGCCGTCGTGGCGCTGTATCGCGACCAGCCCGAGGAGACCGAGGCGAATCTGGCGCTGGCGGAGCCGGCGTCGGGGGAACCGGACGGCGGGGCGGTGGCTGGGCTGTGCCGGGCCCACCTGCTGCGGGACGCCGGTGACCTGGCGGGCGGGCAGCGGGCGCTCGCCGCCGCGCGGGACCGGTTGGCCGAGCGGTCCGAGGCGGGTGAACCCGAGCGGTGGCTGCGCGTCGCCGAAGCGGATCTGCGGGGGGCCCGGGGTGACCTGGAGGCCGCCCGGGACCTGCTCGCTGACGCTGGCGACGACGCCGTGCTCGCCGTCGGTCTCGCCCGGGTCGAACTGCGGGCGGGTGACGTCCGAGCCGCCGAGGCCGCCCTGCCCGACTGGCAGGCGGTGGAGGCGGACGGCTGGCCACTGCCGGTACGCCTGGAGGCTGCGGTGCTGGACGCGGTGCTCGCCGGGCGCGCGGGCGACGAGCGGCGGGCCCGGCGGGTGCTGGAGCGGGCCCTCGACCTGGCCGGGCCGGAGGGCGTCCGCCGGCCGTTCGCTCACGCGGACCCAGGCCTTCGCGACCTGCTGGCGGCGCACCTGGACACGGGCACGGCGCACTGGCCCACGGTGGACGACCTGGTGCGCGGTGCGGACGAGCCGGCGGAGCGGGTGGGGACCGGGGCCGGGCCCGCCGTGCTCGACGAGCCGCTCACCGAGCGCGAGCTGACCATCCTGCGATACCTGCAGAGCCTTCTGTCCAACGTGGAGATAGCCGCTGAACTGTCCCTGTCCGTTAACACGGTCAAGACCCACGTGCGCAACATCTACCGCAAGCTTGACGCCACGCGCCGGCGCGAGGCCGTCCGCCGGGCCCGTGACCTGCGGCTGATCTGA
- a CDS encoding zinc-dependent alcohol dehydrogenase, with protein sequence MRALCWTGTGQVAVRQVPDPELRNGHDAIVRVRQSATCGGDLPLLAGRPPYLAVGEVLGHEFLGEVVAVGPEVRRHRVGDRVVVSASVACGGCWYCRGGQPSCCDNGSLEPEAGEAAYGHPVPGAFGRPRAAGGFAGSHAEYVRVPYADVGAFEVPDAVSDDRALFASDSAPAGWMAADLGGVRPGDVVAVWGAGAVGQLTARSAGLLGAERVIVVDTEDDRLRMAERHSGAETVDPRRADVPAELRERTGGRGPDVCVEAVGPAWDGQVRSLAERFVGAGERPPAVREAVHACRKGGTVVVLGEFTGHVDAFPLGAVTAKGLSVRSARQHGQRYVPMLLERMARDELRTEHLATHRLPLEQGALGYALFRDRRDGCVRAVLNPDLPPGIAGAGSVADSADA encoded by the coding sequence ATGAGGGCGCTGTGCTGGACGGGCACCGGTCAGGTGGCGGTGCGGCAGGTACCCGATCCGGAGCTGCGCAACGGTCACGACGCGATCGTTCGGGTGCGGCAGAGCGCCACCTGCGGCGGCGACCTGCCGCTGCTGGCCGGGCGGCCACCGTACCTGGCCGTGGGCGAGGTACTGGGGCACGAGTTCCTCGGCGAGGTCGTCGCGGTGGGGCCGGAGGTGCGCCGGCACCGCGTCGGCGACCGGGTGGTGGTCAGCGCCTCGGTCGCCTGCGGCGGCTGCTGGTACTGCCGCGGCGGGCAGCCGTCGTGCTGCGACAACGGCAGCCTGGAGCCGGAGGCGGGCGAAGCGGCGTACGGGCACCCCGTCCCCGGGGCCTTCGGACGTCCCCGGGCCGCGGGTGGGTTCGCCGGGAGCCACGCCGAGTATGTCCGCGTGCCGTACGCCGACGTCGGCGCGTTCGAGGTGCCGGACGCGGTCAGCGACGACCGGGCGCTCTTCGCCTCGGACTCCGCCCCGGCCGGCTGGATGGCGGCCGACCTGGGCGGGGTACGCCCGGGCGACGTGGTGGCGGTCTGGGGTGCCGGGGCGGTCGGTCAGCTCACCGCCCGGTCCGCCGGGCTGCTCGGGGCGGAACGGGTCATCGTCGTCGACACCGAGGACGACCGGCTGCGCATGGCGGAACGGCACAGCGGAGCGGAGACCGTCGACCCGCGCCGCGCCGACGTGCCCGCCGAGTTGCGCGAACGGACCGGCGGCCGGGGGCCGGACGTGTGTGTGGAAGCGGTCGGCCCGGCCTGGGATGGGCAGGTCCGGTCGCTGGCCGAACGGTTCGTCGGCGCCGGGGAACGCCCGCCGGCGGTCCGCGAGGCGGTGCACGCCTGCCGCAAGGGCGGGACGGTCGTCGTGCTCGGCGAGTTCACCGGGCACGTCGACGCCTTCCCGTTGGGTGCGGTCACCGCCAAGGGGTTGTCCGTGCGGAGCGCCCGGCAGCACGGGCAACGGTACGTTCCGATGCTGCTGGAGCGGATGGCCCGCGACGAGTTGCGCACCGAACACCTCGCGACCCACCGGCTGCCGCTGGAACAGGGCGCGCTCGGATACGCCCTGTTCCGGGACCGGCGGGACGGCTGTGTGCGGGCCGTGCTCAACCCGGACCTGCCGCCGGGTATCGCGGGAGCGGGGTCGGTGGCAGACTCGGCGGATGCGTGA
- a CDS encoding saccharopine dehydrogenase NADP-binding domain-containing protein, translated as MREDRTYDLVLFGATGFTGRLTAEYLARHAPAGLRWALAGRNPTKLAAVRDQLAAIDSALADLPLLGADVTDAESLRAVAEGSRVVATTVGPYVHHGEPLVAACARAGTDYLDITGEPEFVDLMYVRHHAEAVRTGSRLVHTCGFDSIPYDLGVWFTLKHLPTDVPITVDGFVRAGARFSAGTYHSALTAFSRSGETSRAAKARRAVEPRLEGRQARALPGRIARSPELGMWTVPLPTIDPQVVRRSAAARPEYGPDFRYRHFAAVKRLPTVLAGAAGLGVVVGLVKLPPTRRWLLGRFSSGQGPSPEHRARSWFRVRFLAEGGGQRVQTEVAGGDPGYDETAKMLAESALCLALDDLPSTSGQLTPVTAMGDALLDRLQRADITFRVR; from the coding sequence ATGCGTGAGGATCGGACGTACGACCTCGTCCTGTTCGGGGCCACCGGTTTCACCGGTCGCCTGACCGCCGAGTACCTCGCCCGGCACGCGCCGGCCGGGCTGCGCTGGGCCCTGGCCGGGCGTAATCCCACCAAGCTCGCCGCCGTCCGAGACCAGCTCGCCGCGATCGACTCGGCGCTGGCGGACCTGCCCCTGCTCGGCGCCGACGTCACCGACGCGGAGTCGCTGCGGGCGGTGGCCGAAGGCAGTCGGGTTGTCGCCACCACCGTCGGCCCGTACGTCCACCACGGCGAGCCACTCGTCGCGGCGTGCGCCCGGGCGGGCACCGACTACCTGGACATCACCGGGGAGCCCGAGTTCGTCGACCTGATGTATGTACGGCACCACGCCGAGGCGGTCCGCACCGGTTCCCGCCTGGTGCACACGTGCGGGTTCGACTCGATCCCGTACGACCTGGGCGTCTGGTTCACCCTGAAGCACCTGCCGACGGATGTGCCGATCACCGTCGACGGTTTCGTCCGGGCCGGTGCGCGGTTCTCCGCCGGTACGTACCACTCGGCGCTGACCGCGTTCTCCCGTAGCGGCGAGACGAGCCGCGCCGCGAAGGCCCGCCGGGCGGTGGAGCCGCGGCTGGAGGGTCGGCAGGCCCGTGCGCTACCCGGCCGGATCGCCCGCTCGCCGGAGCTGGGCATGTGGACGGTGCCGCTGCCGACCATCGACCCGCAGGTGGTGCGCCGCTCGGCCGCCGCCCGGCCGGAATACGGCCCGGACTTCCGGTACCGGCACTTCGCGGCGGTGAAGCGGCTGCCGACGGTGCTGGCCGGCGCGGCCGGGCTGGGGGTGGTGGTCGGTCTGGTGAAGCTGCCACCGACCCGACGCTGGCTGCTCGGGCGGTTCTCCTCCGGGCAGGGTCCGAGCCCGGAGCACCGGGCCCGGTCCTGGTTCCGGGTGCGGTTCCTGGCCGAGGGGGGAGGTCAGCGGGTGCAGACCGAGGTGGCCGGCGGCGACCCGGGTTACGACGAGACCGCCAAGATGCTCGCCGAGTCGGCGCTCTGCCTGGCCCTGGACGACCTGCCGTCGACGTCCGGCCAGCTGACCCCGGTGACGGCGATGGGAGATGCGCTGCTGGATCGCCTCCAGCGGGCCGACATCACCTTCCGCGTCCGGTGA